A genomic region of Nostoc sp. UHCC 0702 contains the following coding sequences:
- a CDS encoding type II toxin-antitoxin system PemK/MazF family toxin, which produces MKLERGEIWLADLNPTKGSEQGGTRPVIIFQNEVVSQFSTTVITIPLTTNLRRASLPTCLLIPANEGGLERDSVALCYQLRVIDQSRLQRKLGKLSLEIMTILEGKVLLTLGYQF; this is translated from the coding sequence ATGAAACTTGAGAGAGGGGAGATTTGGTTAGCAGATTTAAACCCAACCAAAGGTTCTGAACAAGGAGGTACTCGACCTGTAATTATTTTTCAGAATGAAGTTGTTTCGCAATTTTCTACAACTGTCATTACTATTCCCTTAACTACTAATTTGCGCCGTGCTTCCTTGCCGACATGTCTCTTAATTCCGGCTAACGAAGGGGGGTTAGAACGAGATTCAGTAGCTTTATGTTATCAATTACGAGTGATTGATCAATCAAGATTGCAGAGAAAGCTGGGAAAATTGAGTCTAGAAATCATGACAATTTTAGAGGGTAAGGTATTATTGACATTGGGATATCAGTTTTAA
- a CDS encoding DUF4189 domain-containing protein: MLANTLQKTLLAAATALSILPGLIQVAQAESTPDLYGAIAYSRSTKVYASATGVSRTRAERGALDNCRQQSRAQDCSVPLWFKNAWGALAVGSNGVYGTGWGYNTTQPRKGRAIAARYALQTCKNYGGVNCRVIFTKEARYQVIDHGTVLVPVNE, translated from the coding sequence ATGTTGGCAAATACATTACAAAAAACTTTATTAGCAGCAGCCACAGCATTATCAATTTTGCCTGGGTTGATACAGGTTGCTCAAGCTGAGTCTACCCCAGATTTGTATGGAGCGATCGCTTACTCTCGCTCAACAAAAGTTTACGCCTCGGCAACAGGTGTATCACGCACCCGGGCTGAACGAGGTGCGCTTGATAATTGTAGACAACAATCTCGCGCTCAAGATTGCTCAGTGCCATTATGGTTTAAAAATGCTTGGGGAGCTTTAGCAGTTGGTTCTAACGGTGTTTATGGTACAGGCTGGGGATATAATACCACACAGCCAAGAAAAGGGAGAGCGATCGCAGCACGGTATGCTTTACAAACCTGCAAAAATTATGGTGGTGTAAATTGTCGAGTAATTTTCACCAAAGAAGCCAGATATCAAGTAATTGATCACGGAACAGTATTAGTTCCAGTTAATGAGTAA